The genomic stretch TCGACCATGTAATGGCCCTCAACGACGTGCAGCATTTGCCGAGCATCAACGGAGTGCCGTTCTCGGCGGTGGCAGCCAGTATCGACTCCGGCGACCAGGGCAATCTGCAAGTGCTGATCGGCAAGGTGATGAGCGAACGCACGGCGATGCTCGCCAACTACCGACTCAGCGTGTACGGCCTGGCGTCATTGGCAGCAATTGTCCTGGCGCTGGTGGGCTGCCTGCTGGTGTATCGCGGCCTGCTGCCGTTGCGGCGGATTGCCCGGCATGCCCACGGGATCGGCATCGCCAACCTCGGCGAACGTCTCGACCGCCACGGCACGCCCCGGGAATTGCAGCCGATGATCGAAGCCTTCAATGCGATGCTGGACCGGCTCGACCGAGGTGTTGCGCAACTGAGCCAGGTCTCCACCGACATGGCCCACGAACTGCGCACGCCGATCAACAATTTGCTCGGTGAAACCCAGGTCGCCCTGCAACAGCACCGTAGCGTCGACGCCTATCAACAGCTGCTCGCCTCTAACGTCGAAGAACTCGAACGGCTGGCGCGGATGCTCGACAACATGCTGTTTCTCGCCCGCACCGACCCGGCCAGTGCCTTGAGCCAGCGTCAGGAGCTGGACGCCTGCGATGAGATGCAGCGCATCGCCGATTACTTCGAAGGATTGGCGGCGGATGTCGGCATCAGCATCGAGGCCCGAGGCAGCGGCGTGATCTGGGCCGAACCGATGTTGCTGCGTCGGGCCCTGGCCAATCTGTGCGCCAACGCGATCAAGTACGGCGCAGCGGATTCGACGATGCAGGTTGAGGCCATTGCCGAATCGGACGGCAGCTATCTGCGGGTGCGCAATCAGGGCGCGACGATTCCTGCCGAACATCTGTCGCGGCTGTTCGAACGTTTCTACCGCGCCGACCCGTCCCGTGAGCGTTCGGCCCAATCCAACGGTCTGGGTCTGTCGATCGTGGCGACCATCATGCAATTGCATCAGGGCCGCTACAGCGTCAGCAGCGCTGATGGTGTCACCTGCTTTGAGCTGTTTTTTCCAGCCCGGGAGACGCGAGACGCAGGTGTGTGAGGGCTCCGAGCGCAAGCGCCGCGACCATCAACGCCGTGGCAACGCCGAAGGTCATGTGCAATCCGCCAGCGATAACCGCCGCTGACGCCTGAGTCGGATCGTCCGTGGCCAGGGCAAACACCGCGCCCATCGCCGCCGCCCCGGTGATCAAGCCCAGATTGCGCGCCAGCCCGAGCATGGCCGAGACCACCCCGCGCTGATCCTGAGCGACGCCGGACATCAACCCGGTGTTGTTGGCGGCCTGGAACAGCGCATAACTCAAGGCCACCAGCGTTATCGGCAACACATATGCAAACACCCCGAAACTCATCGGCAACAACGCCAACAGTCCGCAACCGCAGGCCAGTCCGAGCAGCGCACCCGGCACCATCCGCCGCGCACCGAAACGATCCACCAGACGCCCCGCCGGTACACCGCTGAACGCCGCCAACAGTGGCCCGATCGACAACACCAAGCCGACCTGAGTGCTGGAAAGGCTCAGTCCTCGGCTCAAGTAAAACGGCCCGACCACCAGTGTGGTCATCATGACCGTCGTCACCAGTAACGTCAGCGCCAGACTGCTGCTTATTCGTGTGTCGGTGAACAATGACAGGTGAATCAGCGGCGCCTTGCTCTTCATCTCGACAAGGACGAACAACCCCACGCCCAACAGACTGAGCAACAGCAACGACCGGGTGAACCCTTCAATCGTCATCGCCAGTGCATAGGCCGCCAGCGTCAACATCAGCACGGCGGTGCCCGGATAATCAAACGCAACAGGCGAGCGTACGGTTCGATTCTTCGGCAGATAGCGATACACCAGCCATGCATTGAGCAACCCCAATGGCACGTTGATCACAAAGATCGACTGCCAGCCGACATGCGCCATCAACAGCCCACCGAGCGACGGCCCGAGGGTGGTGCCGGTGGCCGACATGGTAGCCAGCAACCCCATTGCACTGCCGGCCCGGGATTTGGGCACCGCATCGGCTACCAACGCCACCGTCAACGCGAACATGATCGCTGCACCCAGGCCTTGCACCGCTCGCGCACCGATCAGCCAGGCAAGGCTCGGCGCCAGTGCGCAAGCCAGCGAAGCGGCGGTAAAAATGCCGATGCCGATCAACAGCAAGCGCCGCCGACCGAAGCCGTCACCCAGCCGCCCGACACTGACAATCAACGTGGTGACCGCCAGCAGATAGGCCAGCACGATCCACTGCACTTGTTGAAACGTCGCATCGAACGCCGCCGCCAACGTGGGCAATCCGGCGTTGGCAATGCTGGTGTCCAGCGATGGCATCAACATCGACAGCGCCAGACTGGTCAACGCCCAGCGGGCTGAAGGGCTCAGGGGTTCTCGGTGCATGGGGGGCTCACAGGGCAAAGGTCATGGGACATAGCCTGAGCCTCGACAATACAAGGCGCAAGACGCATGCTTTGCACTTGATACCTGCATGGAACGCCATGTCATGAATGCGCCGGACCTGAACCTGTTGATCACCCTCGACGTGCTGCTGAGCGAAGGCAGCGTGGCCCGCGCCGCCGAGCGCCTGCGCCTGAGCCCGTCAGCCATGAGCCGGGCGCTGGCCCGCCTGCGGGAAACCACCGGGGATCCGCTGCTGGTACGCGCCGGTCGCGGACTGGTGCCAACCCCGCGTGCGCTGGAGTTGCGCGACCGGGTCAGCTATCTGGTACAGGAAGCCGAAGCGGTTCTGCGTCCGGCAGAAGTGCTCGATCCCGGCCAGTTGCGGCGCACCTTCACCCTGCGCAACACCGACGGGTTTGTCGAAACCTTTGCCGCCGCCCTGCTCGCCCGCATCGCCGAAGAGGCGCCCGACGTGCGACTGCGTTTTGTGCAAAAGGCTGACAAGGACAGCACACTGCTGCGCGAAGGCCGGGTGGATCTGGAAACCGGCGTGGTCGATGACAGCACCGACCCGACGTTGCACAGTCGCATCCTGTTCCGCGATCAGTGGATCGGTGTGGTGCGTGAGGGGCATCCGTTGAGCAGCGGCAAGGTCAGCGCCAAACGCTTCGCTGCAGGCCAGCACATTCTGGTGTCACGACGCGGGCGCAGCAGCGGCCCGGTGGACGAGGCGCTGCTCGCCTTCGGCCTGACGCGGGACATCGTCACTTCGTTCGGCGGCTTTTCGGCAGCGCTGACGCTGGTCCGTGAATCGGACCTGATCGCCACCGTTCCGGAACGTCACACCAGCAAACTGCGCACGGGTCTGCACAGTTTCGCCCTGCCGTTGCGCATGCCGGACATCAGCGTGTCCATGCTCTGGCATCCACGCATGGACGCCGATCCGGCGCATCGCTGGTTGCGCAACTGTGTGCGGGAAGTCTGCGCCTAGCGCGCATCCCCGCCAGCAGGTTTGTAAAACAGGAATTTCTTGGTCTCGGCGGTCTTGGTGTACTTCTTGGCCCAACTCGGGTCGACGTTGTGGTCATGAAAGTACAGCGCGCCATGGGTGCGATCCGTGAGCTGGCGGTTCAGCGCCTTACCGGCGATCTCCTTGGCCAGCGCGTATTCGGCGTCTTCCTTGACCTGATCGGACTTGCCATCGCACCACCAGGAAAACTGGCAACTCTTGGTTTCCGAGCCCTGCTTGACCACCTCGCACACGGTGCCTGGAAAACCGTCATGGCCGAGGCGATTCATCACCACGTTGGCCACGGCTTCCATTTCCGCCGTGTCCTTGCCCTTGGCTTCCCAATAGATGCTGCGCGCCAGGCAGGTGATCGGGTCGTCGAGCGGCGCGGTGCCGGCCGGGTCGACGGCTTGCACCTCTTTGGGGGTGATGGCTTCGGACTTCGGCGCCGGAGGCGCATCGGGTTTGTCGGCAGCCTTCTCTTCCAGTACCTCGGCTTTCGCTTCGGCCTTTTCCTTGATCGGCGCCTGATCGGTGGCCAATGCCGCGCCGCTCAGCAGGGTCAACACAAGACAACAGATCAGCCCGTGCAATTTCATGATCGATTCTTCCGGCAGCGCCCGTTGCGGGCAAAGTGTTACGTGGCTGAGACGCCCGGATTCCGGGGCCCTCGCAGAGGGTAGACGGCAGAGTCGGCGGCATCGTTCCGCAGAAAAAACCGCTCGGTGAAGAAAAAGACATTGCGCGAACCCGGGGCCTTTCGCGCATCATGGGCGCACTCAGCCCAAGGGAGATTTCCATGCGCTTCATGCCATCCGTTCTGCGACTCGCCGTGTTGTCCACGGGACTGGCGTTGGCCACCTCGGCCATGGCTACCGACGAGTCGCAACTGGTCGAGTCGATCAACAGCTACCGCAGCCAACCGCAGCGTTGCGGCACGCAGGCGTCCAGTGAGTTGCCGCCGCTGTCGGCCGACCCGCGCCTGATTCTGCCGGCCAGCGGCGTCGTCGATCTGCAGCAGGCGATGGCCAGCGCCAGCTACCCGATGGTCAATGTGCAGGCGATTACCCTCAACGGTCCTAGGGATGCGGCGTCAGCGATGAAGGCGATTCAGGAGAGCTTCTGTCAGGTGGTGCTGGATCCGCAGTTCGTCGATATCGGCGTCAGCCGGGCTGACCGTGACTGGCGCATCACGCTGGCCCGACCGCTGCTATCGGCGCGTCTGGGCGACGGGCAAGCCGAAGGCCAGAAGTTGCTGACACAGCTCAACGCTGCCCGCAGCCAGCCACGCCAGTGCGGCGGCCAGGCCTTCTCGGCCGCCGCGCCGCTGGCGTGGAACGCAGTGCTCGGCGGTGTGGCGCAGGATCACAGCCGTCAGATGGCCAACAACAATTATTTCGACCACAAGGACCGCGACGGCCGTACCCCCGGCGACCGCGCCGAACTGGCCGGGTACAGCGGTCAGCAGGTCGGCGAGAACATCGCCGCCGGGCAGGATACCGTGCAGAAAGTCGTTGCCGGCTGGCTCGCCAGCCCCGGTCATTGCGCCAACCTGATGAACCCGCAGTACCGGGAGCTGGGCGCGGCCTATGCCGTCGATCCGAAGAGCAGCGCCGGCATTTACTGGACCGCGATGTTTGGCGGGGATTAAACCTCAGGGCACCCTCTCCATCTGGGGAGGAAGGAAAATGCAGGCAATAAAAAACCGGAGCCAGGCTCCGGTTTTTTTTGGTCAGTGGGTTCGCATCCCCGCTGCGTACATCGCCAGCTTCAGCAGACTCGCCACCACCGCCAGCGAGACCACACTGCCGGACCAGATCAGCAGCAACCAGCCCAGTCGTTTGTACCAGCGGCTTTTCACTTCACGCATTTCAATGGTAGCCATCACCAATCCTCACTTTGCCGCGGAAGACGTAGTAGTTCCAGAAGGTGTACATCAGGATCACCGGCAGAATGAACAGCGCGCCGATCAGGGCGAACAACTGGCTGGTGGCCGGTGATGCCGCCGCCCACAGGCTGACCGACGGCGGGATGATGTTCGGCCAGATGCTCAACGCCAGACCGATGTAACCGAGGAACATCAGCACCAGGGTGAACACGAACGGCCAGTGGGTGTGCCGCTGACGCAGCGAGCGCAGCAGCCCGAACAGCGACAGTGCCGCCAACACCACCAGCCCGGCGAACACGGTCAGGTGCGCATGGTTGAACCAGCGGGTGGCCAGTTCCGGGTGCAGTTGCAGCGTCCACGCGCCGATCACCACCACCATCGCCAGCAGCAGCCACGCCAACGGACGGCTGTAGTGACGCATCCGAGACTCCAACATGCCTTCGGTCTTGACCAGCAGCCAGGTGCTGCCCAGCAACGCGTAAGCGACCACCAGACCGACACCGCAAACCAGCGGGAACGGTGCCAGCCAGTCGAGACCGCCACCGGCAAACTGCCGATCCACCACCGGAATCCCGGCCACATACGCGCCGATCACCACGCCCTGGGAGAACGTCGCCAGCAGCGAACCGCCGATGAACGCCCAGTCCCACAGATAGCGTTTTTCCGCTGGCGCCTTGAAGCGAAACTCGAACGCAACACCGCGGAAGATCAAACCCGCGAGCATGAAGATCAGCGGCAGATACAGCGCCTCCAGAATCACCCCGTAAGCCAGCGGAAACGCGCCGTACAGCGCCGCACCGCCGAGCACCAGCCAGGTTTCGTTGCCGTCCCACACGGGTGCGACGGTGTTCATCATCACGTCGCGTTCCTGCTCGTCGCTGATCAGCGGAAACAGGATCCCGAGGCCCAGATCGAAGCCGTCCATGATCACGTACATCATCACCCCGAAGGCAATGATCACGCCCCAGATCAACGAGAGATCGATACCTTGAATACCCATGACTCAACGCTCCTTTATCAGTGGATCCGGGTCGCGGATTCGAGGTTGTCGGTGACCGCCGAGAGAGGCCGGCGCGGGGTCTGTATCTGGGCGCCTTCAGGCGGGTGTTCGTGGTGCGGCTGCGGGCCTTTGCTCACGAGCTTCATCATGTAGCCGATGCCCACGGTGAACACCGAGCAGTAGATGACAACGAACAGCGCCAGCGAGGTACTCATCTGCGCCACCGAGTGATGGGACGCGGCGTCATGGGTACGCATCAGGCCGTACACCACCCACGGCTGACGCCCGACTTCAGTGGTGATCCAACCCGCCAGCAACGCGACCAGACCACTCGGCCCCATCAGCAGCACCAGCCGCTGGAAGCCGCGATGACGGTAGACCTTGCCATTGCGCCGCAACGCCAGGCCCAGCACACCGACGAGGATCATCAACATGCCCAGCCCGGCCATGACGCGAAAGCTCCAGAAGATCACGGTCGAGTTCG from Pseudomonas allokribbensis encodes the following:
- a CDS encoding LysR family transcriptional regulator, with protein sequence MNAPDLNLLITLDVLLSEGSVARAAERLRLSPSAMSRALARLRETTGDPLLVRAGRGLVPTPRALELRDRVSYLVQEAEAVLRPAEVLDPGQLRRTFTLRNTDGFVETFAAALLARIAEEAPDVRLRFVQKADKDSTLLREGRVDLETGVVDDSTDPTLHSRILFRDQWIGVVREGHPLSSGKVSAKRFAAGQHILVSRRGRSSGPVDEALLAFGLTRDIVTSFGGFSAALTLVRESDLIATVPERHTSKLRTGLHSFALPLRMPDISVSMLWHPRMDADPAHRWLRNCVREVCA
- a CDS encoding cell wall hydrolase, with the translated sequence MKLHGLICCLVLTLLSGAALATDQAPIKEKAEAKAEVLEEKAADKPDAPPAPKSEAITPKEVQAVDPAGTAPLDDPITCLARSIYWEAKGKDTAEMEAVANVVMNRLGHDGFPGTVCEVVKQGSETKSCQFSWWCDGKSDQVKEDAEYALAKEIAGKALNRQLTDRTHGALYFHDHNVDPSWAKKYTKTAETKKFLFYKPAGGDAR
- a CDS encoding CAP domain-containing protein, whose translation is MRFMPSVLRLAVLSTGLALATSAMATDESQLVESINSYRSQPQRCGTQASSELPPLSADPRLILPASGVVDLQQAMASASYPMVNVQAITLNGPRDAASAMKAIQESFCQVVLDPQFVDIGVSRADRDWRITLARPLLSARLGDGQAEGQKLLTQLNAARSQPRQCGGQAFSAAAPLAWNAVLGGVAQDHSRQMANNNYFDHKDRDGRTPGDRAELAGYSGQQVGENIAAGQDTVQKVVAGWLASPGHCANLMNPQYRELGAAYAVDPKSSAGIYWTAMFGGD
- a CDS encoding DUF2474 domain-containing protein yields the protein MATIEMREVKSRWYKRLGWLLLIWSGSVVSLAVVASLLKLAMYAAGMRTH
- the cydB gene encoding cytochrome d ubiquinol oxidase subunit II; amino-acid sequence: MGIQGIDLSLIWGVIIAFGVMMYVIMDGFDLGLGILFPLISDEQERDVMMNTVAPVWDGNETWLVLGGAALYGAFPLAYGVILEALYLPLIFMLAGLIFRGVAFEFRFKAPAEKRYLWDWAFIGGSLLATFSQGVVIGAYVAGIPVVDRQFAGGGLDWLAPFPLVCGVGLVVAYALLGSTWLLVKTEGMLESRMRHYSRPLAWLLLAMVVVIGAWTLQLHPELATRWFNHAHLTVFAGLVVLAALSLFGLLRSLRQRHTHWPFVFTLVLMFLGYIGLALSIWPNIIPPSVSLWAAASPATSQLFALIGALFILPVILMYTFWNYYVFRGKVRIGDGYH
- a CDS encoding MFS transporter, yielding MHREPLSPSARWALTSLALSMLMPSLDTSIANAGLPTLAAAFDATFQQVQWIVLAYLLAVTTLIVSVGRLGDGFGRRRLLLIGIGIFTAASLACALAPSLAWLIGARAVQGLGAAIMFALTVALVADAVPKSRAGSAMGLLATMSATGTTLGPSLGGLLMAHVGWQSIFVINVPLGLLNAWLVYRYLPKNRTVRSPVAFDYPGTAVLMLTLAAYALAMTIEGFTRSLLLLSLLGVGLFVLVEMKSKAPLIHLSLFTDTRISSSLALTLLVTTVMMTTLVVGPFYLSRGLSLSSTQVGLVLSIGPLLAAFSGVPAGRLVDRFGARRMVPGALLGLACGCGLLALLPMSFGVFAYVLPITLVALSYALFQAANNTGLMSGVAQDQRGVVSAMLGLARNLGLITGAAAMGAVFALATDDPTQASAAVIAGGLHMTFGVATALMVAALALGALTHLRLASPGLEKTAQSR
- a CDS encoding heavy metal sensor histidine kinase is translated as MKVTGTYSLTLRLALVFAVLAFAALAGLGAALYNQLEEQLTRRDDIQLVSRIDQLRTILNDSNTLELIKNKPALFQNMLGNREALLTIGAPGQPPLFVVNPSDLALPSVPAVPVDHVMALNDVQHLPSINGVPFSAVAASIDSGDQGNLQVLIGKVMSERTAMLANYRLSVYGLASLAAIVLALVGCLLVYRGLLPLRRIARHAHGIGIANLGERLDRHGTPRELQPMIEAFNAMLDRLDRGVAQLSQVSTDMAHELRTPINNLLGETQVALQQHRSVDAYQQLLASNVEELERLARMLDNMLFLARTDPASALSQRQELDACDEMQRIADYFEGLAADVGISIEARGSGVIWAEPMLLRRALANLCANAIKYGAADSTMQVEAIAESDGSYLRVRNQGATIPAEHLSRLFERFYRADPSRERSAQSNGLGLSIVATIMQLHQGRYSVSSADGVTCFELFFPARETRDAGV